The following coding sequences lie in one Pseudoxanthomonas sp. SE1 genomic window:
- a CDS encoding cyclopropane-fatty-acyl-phospholipid synthase family protein, whose product MNAMVEELAADKAAPGLLGLAERGLLPDMLIRAGIRQLCAQRLRDESKGGQETQSALLAHRLQALRQGALAVHTDAANRQHYELPADFFRHCLGERLKYSSCYYPTGTETLDQAEGAMLALYGERAALADGQDILELGCGWGSLTLWMAARYPGARITAVSNSHSQRQFIEARCKERGLTNVRVITCDVNQLQLEPQAFDRCVSVEMFEHVSNHAALLHRIHDALRPGGALFVHIFVHRHLMYPFETQGEDNWMGRHFFTGGMMPSADLLLFFQDHLHLQERWLLDGTHYQRTANHWLARHDAHRAEVMDVLRSAYGDAAPLWNQRWRMFWMACAELFGYRGGQEWLVAHYRFQRPTREH is encoded by the coding sequence ATGAACGCGATGGTGGAAGAATTGGCCGCCGACAAGGCTGCCCCGGGCCTGCTGGGCCTGGCCGAACGCGGCCTGTTGCCCGACATGCTGATACGCGCCGGCATCCGCCAGTTGTGCGCGCAGCGGCTGCGCGACGAAAGCAAGGGCGGCCAGGAAACGCAGTCCGCGCTGCTCGCGCATCGGCTGCAGGCGCTGCGCCAGGGGGCGCTGGCCGTGCATACCGATGCCGCCAACCGGCAGCACTACGAACTTCCTGCCGACTTCTTCCGTCATTGCCTTGGCGAGCGCCTGAAGTACAGCAGTTGCTATTACCCCACCGGCACCGAGACCCTGGACCAGGCCGAAGGCGCGATGCTGGCGTTGTATGGCGAACGCGCCGCGCTGGCCGATGGCCAGGACATCCTGGAATTGGGCTGCGGCTGGGGCTCGCTGACGCTGTGGATGGCCGCGCGCTATCCGGGCGCACGCATCACCGCCGTGTCCAACTCCCACTCGCAGCGTCAGTTCATCGAGGCGCGCTGCAAAGAACGTGGCTTGACCAACGTACGCGTCATTACCTGCGACGTGAACCAGCTGCAGCTGGAGCCGCAGGCCTTCGATCGCTGCGTGTCGGTGGAGATGTTCGAACACGTCAGCAACCATGCCGCGCTGCTACATCGGATCCATGACGCGCTTCGCCCCGGTGGCGCGCTGTTCGTGCACATCTTCGTACACCGCCACCTGATGTATCCGTTCGAGACGCAGGGTGAGGACAACTGGATGGGCCGGCATTTCTTCACCGGCGGCATGATGCCGTCGGCCGACCTGCTGCTGTTCTTCCAGGACCATCTGCATCTGCAGGAACGCTGGCTGCTCGACGGCACCCACTACCAGCGCACCGCCAACCACTGGCTGGCGCGGCACGATGCACATCGCGCGGAAGTGATGGACGTGCTGCGCAGCGCCTATGGCGATGCCGCGCCGCTATGGAACCAGCGCTGGCGCATGTTCTGGATGGCGTGCGCGGAACTGTTCGGCTATCGCGGCGGGCAGGAATGGCTGGTCGCGCACTATCGCTTCCAGCGCCCGACCCGGGAGCACTGA
- a CDS encoding EAL domain-containing protein produces MATPPFHTAHALRQRIADAVCHEKIFPAYQPIVCLQTRAIHGLEVLARWHDPEFGAVPPKDFIPIALQASLLPLLTLNLVRRACAEAGAWPGGFCLAFNVPPSLLQDAPAVRLLLEAMSESSFPLDRICIEMTEDELVEDETTAERAFGYLKSHGIRVSLDDFGTGFSSMVRLSRFGFDELKIDGSLIQRLAIDRESRKVVSAIIGLGHSLEVPVVAECVETEAQADVLRELGCDFAQGWLTGRPMPGDEVARVLAAAPTCAASPASLPLSPYLRQHQLSSLYTNAPVGLAFLDLDMRYAAANMQFARMVGRPLSEIVEAHVQQVYAPDIAAWIVQASRRILDSGDISTVEFRFPGREETFLVVGTRVTDETAQPIGVSVVTIDITDRKRAEEEVRAREALYRAVVELGPNVLWVSDAAGTLTYISPAPQEPEGCTMEARMAAWYARMDATDRLRVRAEWLAAVHARDAFETRFRLRWFDDRWRWVSSRAMPRTAPDGSRSWFGVFTDISRQVELEEQLARLGGGPAAP; encoded by the coding sequence ATGGCGACGCCACCGTTCCACACTGCCCACGCGCTCCGTCAGCGGATCGCCGACGCGGTGTGCCATGAAAAGATCTTCCCCGCCTACCAGCCCATCGTCTGCCTGCAGACCCGTGCCATCCACGGGCTGGAAGTGCTGGCGCGCTGGCACGATCCCGAGTTCGGCGCCGTCCCGCCGAAGGACTTCATCCCCATCGCGCTGCAGGCCTCGCTGCTGCCGCTGCTGACACTGAACCTGGTGCGCCGCGCCTGCGCCGAGGCCGGCGCATGGCCTGGCGGTTTCTGCCTGGCATTCAACGTGCCGCCTTCGCTGCTGCAGGACGCGCCTGCGGTGCGCCTGCTGCTGGAGGCCATGTCCGAATCGTCTTTTCCCCTGGATCGCATCTGCATCGAGATGACCGAGGACGAACTGGTCGAGGACGAAACCACGGCCGAACGGGCCTTCGGCTATCTGAAATCCCACGGCATCCGCGTGTCGCTGGACGACTTCGGCACGGGATTCTCCAGCATGGTGCGGCTCAGCCGGTTCGGCTTCGACGAACTGAAGATCGACGGCAGCCTGATCCAGCGCCTGGCGATCGACCGCGAGAGCCGCAAGGTGGTGTCGGCCATCATCGGACTGGGCCACAGCCTGGAGGTGCCGGTGGTGGCCGAATGCGTGGAGACCGAAGCGCAGGCCGATGTGCTGCGCGAGCTGGGCTGTGATTTCGCGCAGGGCTGGCTGACCGGCAGGCCGATGCCGGGCGACGAGGTGGCACGCGTGCTGGCGGCGGCACCCACGTGCGCGGCGTCGCCCGCGTCGCTGCCGTTGTCGCCCTACCTGCGCCAGCACCAGTTGTCCTCGCTCTACACCAACGCCCCGGTCGGCCTGGCCTTCCTCGATCTGGACATGCGGTACGCGGCTGCGAACATGCAGTTCGCGCGCATGGTGGGCCGGCCATTGAGCGAGATCGTCGAAGCGCACGTCCAGCAGGTCTATGCACCGGACATCGCGGCCTGGATCGTGCAGGCATCGCGGCGGATCCTGGACAGCGGCGACATCTCCACCGTCGAGTTCCGCTTTCCGGGACGCGAGGAGACCTTCCTGGTCGTCGGTACACGCGTGACCGACGAGACCGCGCAGCCCATCGGCGTCTCCGTGGTCACCATCGACATCACCGACCGCAAGCGCGCCGAGGAAGAGGTGCGCGCACGCGAGGCGCTCTATCGGGCCGTGGTGGAGCTGGGGCCCAACGTGTTGTGGGTCAGCGACGCCGCCGGCACGTTGACCTACATCAGCCCGGCCCCGCAGGAGCCCGAAGGCTGCACGATGGAAGCGCGCATGGCGGCCTGGTATGCGCGGATGGATGCGACCGACCGCCTCCGCGTCCGCGCCGAATGGCTGGCCGCCGTGCATGCCCGCGACGCCTTCGAGACGCGTTTCCGGCTTCGCTGGTTCGACGATCGCTGGCGCTGGGTATCAAGCCGCGCCATGCCGAGGACAGCGCCCGACGGAAGCCGCAGCTGGTTCGGTGTGTTCACCGACATCTCGCGCCAGGTGGAACTGGAGGAGCAACTGGCGCGTCTGGGCGGCGGGCCCGCCGCGCCCTGA
- a CDS encoding lipocalin family protein, with product MRTLPFMLLALLVATTTAACRSGYVKPSIPTAAPVDVDRFMGDWYVIAHIPSFPEREAYAAVESYAKLPDGRIQTTFRFRKGALDGPEKTMHPIGTVKPDGGGAVWDMQFVWPIQAEYVIAYVGADYQQTIVGRSKRDYVWLMARTPRIPEADYQARVRQIEALGYDVSKLRRVPH from the coding sequence ATGCGTACCCTGCCCTTCATGCTGCTCGCGCTGTTGGTCGCCACCACCACCGCCGCCTGCCGCTCCGGCTACGTCAAGCCGTCCATTCCCACGGCCGCACCGGTCGACGTGGACCGCTTCATGGGCGACTGGTACGTCATCGCGCACATCCCATCGTTTCCCGAACGCGAGGCCTATGCCGCCGTGGAGTCGTACGCGAAGCTGCCCGACGGCCGCATCCAGACCACGTTCCGCTTCCGCAAGGGCGCGCTGGACGGACCGGAGAAGACGATGCACCCCATCGGCACCGTGAAGCCCGACGGTGGCGGTGCAGTGTGGGACATGCAGTTCGTGTGGCCGATCCAGGCCGAGTACGTCATCGCGTACGTGGGCGCCGACTACCAGCAGACGATCGTCGGACGCAGCAAGCGCGATTACGTGTGGTTGATGGCGCGCACGCCGCGGATTCCGGAGGCGGATTACCAGGCGCGCGTGCGCCAGATCGAAGCGCTGGGCTACGACGTGTCGAAGCTGCGCCGCGTACCGCACTGA
- a CDS encoding DUF1295 domain-containing protein produces MNPLHVFALVAVLAAVVMMLGWRWQRRHANAGIVDVLWSACVGGSAVLFAALGDGAWQARATLAVLGGAWGARLALHLWHRVRSEPEDGRYRHLREHWQGHQGKFFLFFMAQALLVVLFALPFAAVARSPVDGAWPWIVLAVAIWTGSVAGEAVADRQLARFRADPANRGRTCREGLWRYSRHPNYFFEWLHWFAYIALAVGSSWFWLAWAGPVVMYVFLRWISGIPYTEAQALRTRGEDYREYQRTTAMLLPWFPKPATKEATR; encoded by the coding sequence ATGAATCCCCTGCATGTCTTCGCCCTCGTCGCCGTGTTGGCGGCCGTCGTGATGATGCTGGGCTGGCGGTGGCAGCGACGGCATGCCAATGCCGGCATCGTCGACGTGCTGTGGTCCGCATGCGTGGGGGGCAGCGCTGTTCTGTTCGCCGCGCTGGGCGACGGCGCGTGGCAGGCGCGCGCCACCCTGGCCGTGCTCGGTGGCGCGTGGGGTGCACGACTGGCGTTGCACCTGTGGCACCGCGTGCGCAGCGAGCCGGAGGATGGCCGTTACCGCCATCTGCGCGAGCACTGGCAGGGACACCAGGGCAAGTTTTTCCTGTTCTTCATGGCGCAGGCGCTGCTGGTGGTGCTGTTCGCCCTGCCGTTCGCCGCCGTGGCGCGCAGTCCGGTGGACGGGGCCTGGCCTTGGATCGTGCTGGCGGTGGCCATCTGGACGGGCAGCGTCGCCGGCGAGGCCGTCGCCGACCGGCAACTGGCGCGCTTCCGCGCTGACCCGGCCAATCGCGGCAGGACATGCCGCGAGGGTTTGTGGCGATATTCGCGCCATCCCAACTATTTCTTCGAATGGCTGCACTGGTTCGCGTACATCGCGCTGGCGGTCGGTTCGTCGTGGTTCTGGCTGGCGTGGGCAGGCCCGGTGGTGATGTACGTGTTCCTGCGCTGGATCTCCGGCATTCCCTATACCGAAGCCCAGGCGCTGCGCACGCGCGGCGAAGACTACCGCGAGTACCAGCGCACCACAGCGATGCTGTTGCCCTGGTTTCCCAAACCCGCCACCAAGGAGGCGACACGATGA
- a CDS encoding class I SAM-dependent methyltransferase, with translation MSFTDPDAVTRYAEGPVRQVPGFHGLQQMTRVLLTESVPEDGHVLVLGAGGGLELKAFADAQPGWRFTGVDPSAEMLKLATTTLGPLASRAALIEGYIDDAPQGPFDGATCLLTLHFLTAEQRLHTLAEVRRRLKPGAPFVVAHHSVDDAADKRQRWLSRYAAFAVASGIPAANMVNAAAAINARLPLLSPAQDEALLSEAGFVDIELFYAGFTFRGWVARTPD, from the coding sequence ATGTCCTTCACCGATCCCGATGCCGTCACCCGTTATGCAGAGGGCCCCGTCCGCCAGGTGCCGGGTTTCCACGGCCTGCAGCAGATGACGCGCGTGCTGCTGACAGAATCGGTACCGGAGGACGGCCATGTGCTGGTGCTCGGTGCAGGTGGCGGCCTGGAACTGAAGGCGTTCGCCGACGCGCAGCCCGGCTGGCGCTTCACCGGCGTCGATCCGTCGGCCGAGATGCTGAAGCTGGCCACCACCACCCTCGGGCCACTGGCGTCGCGCGCGGCGCTCATCGAAGGCTACATCGACGATGCACCGCAGGGTCCTTTCGACGGCGCCACCTGCCTGCTGACCCTGCACTTCCTGACAGCGGAACAGCGGCTGCACACGCTGGCCGAAGTGCGCCGCCGCCTCAAGCCCGGCGCGCCGTTCGTCGTCGCCCACCACAGCGTTGACGATGCGGCGGACAAGCGCCAGCGCTGGCTCTCCCGCTACGCCGCCTTCGCGGTCGCCTCCGGCATTCCGGCGGCGAACATGGTCAACGCCGCCGCCGCGATCAACGCGCGCCTGCCGCTGCTGTCGCCCGCACAGGACGAGGCGCTGCTGAGCGAGGCGGGCTTTGTCGATATCGAGCTGTTCTATGCCGGGTTCACGTTCCGCGGCTGGGTGGCACGCACGCCTGACTGA